One genomic segment of Acinetobacter oleivorans DR1 includes these proteins:
- the fis gene encoding DNA-binding transcriptional regulator Fis: MNSKSPIFTAQSDVALRIHVDRAVRHYFAQLQGEQPSQVYDMVLAEMEKPLLSVVLEYTRGNQTRAAEILGLNRGTLRKKLKAHGLMSE, encoded by the coding sequence ATGAATAGCAAATCTCCTATTTTTACTGCACAATCTGATGTTGCTCTTCGCATCCACGTGGATCGCGCAGTTCGTCATTATTTTGCACAATTGCAAGGTGAGCAACCATCTCAGGTATATGACATGGTGCTAGCAGAAATGGAGAAACCTCTTTTATCTGTAGTTCTTGAATATACACGTGGTAATCAAACCCGTGCTGCAGAGATTCTTGGACTCAACCGTGGCACTTTACGTAAAAAGTTAAAAGCTCACGGTTTAATGAGTGAATAA